A single Larimichthys crocea isolate SSNF chromosome VIII, L_crocea_2.0, whole genome shotgun sequence DNA region contains:
- the phospho2 gene encoding pyridoxal phosphate phosphatase PHOSPHO2: MKTLMVFDFDHTVVDDNSDTWVIRCLPGQTLPDSVKKSYRKGHWTEFMGRVMNYIGDQEVSPEKVRSVMETIPFTAGMTDLLTFISEHKSTIDCIVISDSNTMFIDWILCASGLQGAVDQVFTNPAKFNELGYMEVQCYHSHDCDRCPVNLCKKKVLELYLAEQSDGGVEYERIFYVGDGGNDLCPTSCLRGHDVAMPRKGFTLEKLLAKLESQEDNSSLRAKVIAWSNGTEILEELKASIQS, translated from the exons ATGAAGACTCTCATGGTGTTTGATTTTGACCACACTGTGGTCGATGACAACAGTGACACCTGGGTGATTAG ATGCCTCCCAGGTCAGACTCTTCCTGACTCTGTGAAGAAGTCGTACAGAAAAGGCCACTGGACTGAGTTCATGGGCAGAGTGATGAACTACATAG gAGACCAGGAGGTCAGCCCCGAGAAGGTCCGCAGTGTGATGGAGACCATCCCCTTCACAGCTGGGATGACAGACCTGCTGACATTCATATCGGAGCATAAAAGCACCATTGACTGCATAGTCATCTCTGACTCCAACACCATGTTCATAGACTGGATCCTCTGCGCATCTGGTCTCCAGGGAGCTGTCGATCAAGTTTTCACCAACCCCGCTAAGTTCAATGAGCTCGGGTACATGGAGGTGCAGTGCTACCACTCTCACGACTGCGATCGATGCCCTGTCAATCTGTGTAAGAAAAAAGTGCTGGAGCTGTATCTGGCGGAGCAGTCTGATGGAGGTGTGGAGTATGAGCGGATATTCTACGTCGGGGACGGTGGGAATGATCTCTGCCCTACTTCCTGTCTAAGAGGGCATGATGTGGCGATGCCCAGGAAAGGGTTCACCTTGGAGAAACTGCTGGCCAAACTGGAAAGCCAGGAAGACAACAGTTCTCTCAGGGCTAAAGTTATTGCCTGGAGCAATGGCACTGAAATCCTCGAGGAACTGAAAGCAAGTATCCAGTCGTAG
- the LOC104920137 gene encoding kelch-like protein 23, giving the protein MGQTTARSHRRSQDHYTYDFHDASHPEELLATLRGFYSEGLFTDIALQCSSGQVLHCHKVALCARSSYFRVMFTADMRERTNSLVRLPVVEFEVLSALVDYIYTSKLTITQLSVESLLKAADLFQFGAVKRACEAFLVRLLDVDNCLGMLAFSQLHACLTLEKEACRLLAGRFQEVIKEEEFLKLDPDSLRAVLAEEKPQVVAEAVGRWLCHDPLIRTKHLSSLPLDINSTSLNDVLLKSRGYYELNNFDSLLPVFTLTPMFKQPSMKFNRMKSSSKIIVTGGYHWHPLSEVQCLDLLSGKWVQGEDMPDHSKESYAVALLGCTVYVSGGYRTNTTKVLDTVWEYNCDYDCWTEGQPMLTARYYHCSVACCGCVYVLGGYRGDAAMPRTELFDPLKRRWMAAADMVQGVGNASATVLGNTIYVAGGNYGIKSSCSYNKIQSYKVDIGQWSILTTCPHPEYGMGLVSLNSSLYLVGGQTTLAERFDPDTEEWIPIARTKQRRIECGAVATLGCVYVTGGYSCSKGTYLHSMEKYDPHTDTWDIVGDLPEAARLHGCICVYHGT; this is encoded by the exons ATGGG ACAGACTACAGCCAGATCACACAGAAGATCCCAGGATCATTATACGTACGATTTCCATGATGCAAGCCACCCAGAGGAGCTGCTGGCTACACTGAGAGGCTTTTACTCTGAAGGCCTGTTCACAGACATTGCCCTGCAGTGCTCCTCTGGCCAGGTCTTACACTGCCACAAGGTGGCACTCTGTGCACGAAGCTCTTACTTCAGGGTCATGTTCACTGCTGACATGAGGGAGAGGACCAATAGCCTTGTCAG gctACCGGTGGTGGAGTTTGAAGTTTTATCAGCCTTGGTAGACTACATCTACACCTCCAAACTCACCATAACCCAGCTGAGCGTGGAGAGCTTGCTGAAAGCCGCTGACCTGTTCCAGTTTGGAGCAGTGAAGAGGGCCTGCGAGGCCTTTTTGGTGCGCCTGCTGGATGTAGACAACTGCCTTGGCATGCTGGCATTTTCCCAGCTCCACGCATGCCTTACCCTGGAGAAAGAAGCCTGCAGGCTGCTAGCCGGCAG GTTTCAGGAGGTGATCAAAGAAGAGGAGTTTCTTAAACTGGATCCTGACAGCCTGAGGGCTGTCCTAGCCGAGGAGAAACCACAAGTGGTGGCAGAGGCAGTGGGCAGGTGGCTGTGTCATGACCCTCTCATCCGAACAAAACATCTCTCCTCCTTGCCACTGGACATTAACTCAACAAGCCTTAATGATGTCTTGCTGAAAAGCCGTGGTTATTATGAGCTAAACAACTTCGACAGCCTCCTTCCTGTATTCACCTTAACGCCAATGTTCAAACAGCCCTCCATGAAGTTCAATAGGATGAAATCCAGCTCCAAGATCATTGTAACTGGGGGTTACCATTGGCACCCTTTGTCCGAGGTTCAGTGCTTGGACCTGTTGAGTGGGAAGTGGGTACAGGGTGAAGACATGCCAGATCACTCCAAGGAGAGCTATGCAGTCGCTTTGCTGGGCTGTACCGTTTATGTGAGCGGGGGGTACAGGACCAACACCACTAAGGTGTTGGACACAGTCTGGGAGTACAACTGCGATTATGACTGTTGGACTGAAGGACAGCCCATGTTGACTGCCAG ATACTACCACTGCTCTGTGGCctgctgtggctgtgtgtatgttttgggAGGCTACAGAGGAGATGCAGCAATGCCAAGGACTGAACTGTTTGATCCACTAAAGAGGAGATGGATGGCTGCAGCTGATATGGTCCAAG GTGTAGGGAATGCCTCTGCAACTGTGTTGGGAAACACCATCTATGTAGCGGGTGGTAATTATGGCATCAAGAGCAGCTGTAGCTACAACAAGATCCAGAGTTACAAAGTGGACATAGGCCAATGGAGTATCCTAACCACCTGCCCCCATCCAG AGTATGGAATGGGCCTGGTGTCTCTGAACAGCAGCCTGTACCTGGTAGGGGGCCAAACTACTCTGGCTGAACGCTTTGACCCAGACACAGAGGAATGGATCCCGATTGCCAGAACAAAGCAGAGGAGGATAGAGTGCGGGGCGGTGGCCACGCTGGGTTGTGTGTACGTCACTGGGGGCTATTCTTGCTCTAAAGGGACTTACCTGCACAGCATGGAGAAGTATGACCCTCACACAGATACATGGGACATAGTCGGAGATCTGCCCGAAGCAGCACGTTTGCATGGCTGCATCTGTGTTTATCATGGGACATAG